A genomic region of Bacteroidota bacterium contains the following coding sequences:
- a CDS encoding type II toxin-antitoxin system RelE/ParE family toxin produces MYEIILSKGTAKFLANLYSRDKKLLGRFYESFEKISKDPYCANPLVGNLKGYYSYRVGDYRIIFEIEKKRLLVFIEKIEHRKSAYK; encoded by the coding sequence ATGTACGAGATTATTTTATCCAAAGGCACAGCAAAGTTTTTAGCAAATCTTTATTCCCGCGATAAAAAATTGCTGGGTCGGTTTTATGAATCGTTTGAAAAAATCTCGAAAGATCCATACTGTGCAAATCCGTTAGTTGGCAACCTCAAGGGATATTATTCATATCGGGTCGGAGACTACAGAATTATTTTTGAAATCGAGAAAAAACGCCTCTTGGTTTTCATCGAAAAAATCGAACACAGAAAATCAGCTTATAAATGA
- a CDS encoding ABC transporter permease subunit, whose amino-acid sequence MFNIVLLEAYKIFTKWRTYIGFLTIGIIVPLIVVGLELSGINPAQGAMFSFQEEFITTGNLFNGWFLSHLIMHSLFVHIPFLITLVAGDSLAGEATSGTYRILLTRPVSRTKVIIIKYITTIFYTTTLVVFLAALSVGLGHLFFGGGDLIIFRDGILLLPFDEVWWRFLLAYFCALIAMWTVASLAFLSSSFVENAIGPIVGTMAVLIIFFILGELPIEFFKTLKPYLFTTYATVWMKAFEEPVNFNEIFNSVSYLCIYCGGFFLTTLYLFRRKDILS is encoded by the coding sequence ATGTTTAATATCGTCCTCCTCGAGGCATACAAAATATTTACTAAGTGGCGGACGTACATTGGCTTTCTGACTATCGGCATAATTGTCCCGCTCATAGTTGTCGGATTAGAATTGAGCGGTATTAATCCTGCACAAGGTGCGATGTTTAGTTTTCAGGAAGAATTCATAACGACAGGAAATTTATTCAACGGCTGGTTCCTCAGTCACTTAATAATGCATAGTTTGTTTGTTCATATCCCGTTTTTAATTACACTCGTTGCGGGCGATTCGTTAGCGGGCGAAGCAACTTCAGGCACATATAGAATTTTATTGACTCGTCCTGTTTCGAGAACCAAAGTTATAATAATAAAATACATCACCACTATATTTTACACAACGACACTTGTCGTTTTTTTAGCAGCTTTGAGTGTCGGACTTGGGCATTTGTTTTTCGGTGGAGGCGATCTGATAATTTTCAGAGACGGGATTTTACTTTTACCGTTTGATGAGGTTTGGTGGCGATTTTTACTCGCATATTTTTGTGCTCTCATCGCTATGTGGACCGTAGCGTCCCTGGCATTTCTCTCCTCCTCTTTTGTAGAAAATGCTATCGGTCCGATAGTAGGCACGATGGCAGTGCTGATAATATTTTTTATACTCGGTGAATTACCAATCGAGTTCTTTAAAACATTGAAGCCGTATCTTTTTACAACATACGCTACTGTCTGGATGAAAGCGTTCGAAGAACCAGTTAACTTCAATGAAATATTCAACTCTGTTAGTTATTTATGTATCTATTGTGGCGGGTTCTTTCTCACGACACTGTATCTTTTTCGCAGGAAGGATATTTTGTCGTGA
- a CDS encoding ABC transporter ATP-binding protein — protein MSEIILQTRNLSKRFKKRYAVSDLNIEVYRGDVYGFLGPNGAGKSTTIRMMLSLIHPTKGSITMFSKRLDQHRGEALKRIGGLVEKPDFYGHLSAFDNLKFIGSLYGGVTKKRIEEVLEIVKLSDRINDKVKTYSHGMKQRLGIAQALLANPELIILDEPTSGLDPQGMREVRELIKKLSNNKNITIFLSSHLLTEVEQVANRMAIINNGKLVVQGYVQELLNSSEQYVQFQVEPIEAAEHIIKSFAFVKKYERHNTSLVIYTSVDRIPEINAEFVKHNLRVTSIIPRRSLEDYFIEMTERAYPTFQASKTKGVDNV, from the coding sequence ATGTCTGAAATAATATTACAAACACGTAACCTTTCAAAGCGTTTCAAAAAAAGATATGCTGTAAGTGATTTAAACATAGAGGTTTATAGAGGCGACGTCTACGGATTTTTAGGTCCTAACGGTGCCGGTAAAAGCACCACGATTAGAATGATGCTCTCTCTGATTCATCCAACCAAAGGAAGTATTACAATGTTTAGTAAAAGATTGGATCAACACAGAGGCGAAGCTCTTAAACGCATCGGCGGATTAGTTGAGAAGCCGGATTTCTACGGACATCTTTCGGCATTTGATAATTTAAAATTTATCGGCTCGCTTTACGGCGGAGTAACTAAAAAACGAATTGAAGAAGTTCTCGAAATAGTTAAACTCTCCGACCGGATTAACGACAAGGTTAAAACTTATTCGCACGGTATGAAACAGCGTTTGGGAATTGCGCAAGCATTACTCGCCAACCCCGAACTTATAATTTTAGATGAGCCAACATCCGGTCTCGACCCGCAAGGAATGCGGGAAGTTCGTGAACTGATAAAAAAATTATCGAATAATAAGAACATAACCATCTTCCTTTCTTCTCATTTACTCACCGAAGTTGAACAAGTTGCCAATAGGATGGCAATCATTAACAACGGAAAACTTGTAGTGCAAGGATACGTTCAGGAATTGCTCAACAGCAGCGAGCAATATGTTCAATTTCAGGTTGAACCGATCGAAGCTGCCGAACATATTATCAAGTCATTCGCTTTTGTAAAAAAATATGAACGACATAACACTAGCTTGGTGATTTATACCTCGGTAGATCGTATTCCGGAAATAAACGCAGAATTTGTAAAACACAATTTGCGGGTTACCTCTATAATTCCTCGCCGTTCGTTAGAAGATTACTTTATCGAGATGACCGAACGGGCGTATCCGACTTTTCAAGCATCAAAGACCAAAGGAGTCGACAATGTTTAA